The Hymenobacter sp. 5317J-9 genome has a window encoding:
- a CDS encoding glycerophosphodiester phosphodiesterase family protein, producing MRNPFFLKAVLAFAITLQLAGCATTKITPDPKLVVLGHAGSGFFTPISPFNFRPPSSWRGIRRALLRGADGVEIDLQLSKDSVVMLYHDQKLDNSGMGTGCISQHAAAELTQLRYRGGWPYDWFQKEKPITFDTLLARLNRRPTFPRLHLDLHEDDQCLPAGQQHARTPLLIRQIARSLARYRVAPQKVLLITQESGTIPLVRAAMPKVPIGLEIASDEFAFGLKLARTQKLHTVVLDADRVTPEQTAQARAAGLGVVVFGGRSPKDIKRVLATQPNEIEVDNLKRLLILQGRRK from the coding sequence ATGAGAAACCCTTTCTTCCTCAAGGCCGTGCTGGCCTTCGCCATCACGTTGCAGCTGGCTGGTTGCGCCACCACGAAAATCACGCCCGACCCCAAGCTGGTGGTGCTGGGGCACGCCGGCTCCGGTTTTTTCACGCCCATCAGCCCCTTCAATTTCCGGCCGCCCAGCAGCTGGCGGGGCATCCGGCGGGCCTTGCTGCGGGGCGCCGACGGCGTCGAAATTGACCTGCAGCTCAGCAAAGACAGCGTGGTGATGCTCTACCACGACCAGAAGCTCGACAACAGCGGCATGGGCACCGGCTGCATCAGCCAGCACGCCGCCGCCGAGCTGACGCAGCTGCGCTACCGCGGCGGCTGGCCCTACGACTGGTTCCAGAAGGAGAAGCCCATCACCTTCGACACCCTGCTGGCCCGCCTCAACCGGCGCCCCACCTTCCCCCGCCTGCACCTCGACCTGCACGAAGACGACCAGTGCCTGCCCGCCGGCCAGCAGCACGCCCGCACGCCGCTGCTCATCCGCCAGATTGCCCGCAGCCTCGCCCGCTACCGCGTGGCGCCACAAAAAGTCCTGCTCATCACCCAGGAAAGCGGCACTATCCCGCTAGTCCGCGCCGCCATGCCCAAGGTCCCCATCGGCCTGGAAATCGCCTCCGATGAGTTTGCCTTTGGCCTGAAACTGGCGCGCACCCAAAAGCTGCACACCGTGGTGCTCGACGCCGACCGCGTGACCCCGGAACAAACCGCCCAGGCCCGCGCCGCCGGCCTCGGCGTGGTGGTGTTCGGCGGCCGCTCGCCCAAAGACATCAAGCGGGTGCTGGCCACCCAGCCCAACGAAATCGAAGTCGACAACCTCAAGCGGCTGCTCATTTTGCAGGGGCGGCGGAAGTAG
- a CDS encoding energy transducer TonB: MTKTILLTILAVGSAASAARAQAPAATPGAAQQPIILKADNMQVQAHSAANRPDRAPVYPGGEQALGLFFLENIKYPEAARVKALSGIVLVTATVNADGSVTNPVVAKSLSPECDAEALRVVPLLTGWQPAMRKGRPVPVLIQLPVPFGGAGNMKIEMNNRPSPAGVRRVR; this comes from the coding sequence ATGACGAAAACTATTCTTTTGACGATTTTGGCTGTGGGGTCGGCGGCCTCGGCGGCGCGGGCCCAAGCGCCCGCGGCCACGCCCGGCGCTGCGCAGCAGCCCATCATCCTCAAGGCCGACAACATGCAGGTGCAGGCCCATTCGGCCGCCAACCGCCCCGACCGCGCGCCCGTGTACCCCGGCGGCGAGCAGGCCCTGGGCCTGTTTTTTCTCGAAAACATAAAATATCCGGAAGCCGCGCGCGTCAAAGCCCTTAGCGGCATCGTGCTGGTGACGGCCACGGTGAACGCCGACGGCTCCGTGACCAACCCGGTGGTGGCTAAGTCGCTCTCGCCCGAGTGCGACGCCGAGGCTCTGCGCGTGGTGCCCCTGCTCACGGGCTGGCAGCCGGCCATGCGCAAGGGCCGGCCGGTGCCGGTGCTCATTCAGCTGCCGGTGCCCTTCGGCGGCGCGGGCAACATGAAAATTGAAATGAACAACCGGCCCTCGCCCGCCGGTGTGCGGCGCGTGAGATAA
- a CDS encoding biopolymer transporter ExbD produces the protein MAAIKSRVTAADKRGISLPDIAPFSGIMLLTVGFFLLGRFQNPTDEAVATEQLPTSSTWYCKLPDDPRAIISLNGKKQLAFAVTSQTIQTAAIKTVALHHHVRLTAAQLTELATLPYLDTNVESIDAYLAMPVRQRNRAYQSNTFTPLSEAELMECISAAKDASETLLHRPVYIALRITPEVKMPEVYRLTDLLQARGINRFDLATQFQSLKTE, from the coding sequence ATGGCAGCTATAAAATCAAGAGTGACCGCAGCTGACAAACGCGGTATTTCATTGCCCGACATAGCTCCGTTTTCGGGAATTATGCTCTTGACTGTTGGCTTCTTTTTGCTAGGCCGCTTTCAAAACCCAACAGATGAAGCCGTAGCGACGGAACAACTGCCGACCTCGTCTACCTGGTATTGTAAACTCCCCGATGACCCTCGGGCCATTATCAGCCTCAATGGCAAAAAACAGTTGGCATTCGCTGTTACGTCTCAGACCATTCAAACCGCAGCTATTAAAACCGTCGCCTTGCATCACCACGTTAGGCTTACGGCGGCTCAACTGACTGAGCTTGCAACCCTGCCTTACTTAGACACAAATGTGGAGAGCATAGATGCATATCTGGCAATGCCAGTTCGGCAGCGTAATAGAGCATACCAGTCAAACACCTTTACTCCTCTTAGTGAGGCAGAATTGATGGAGTGCATCAGTGCGGCGAAAGATGCTTCCGAAACATTGCTACACCGTCCTGTTTACATCGCGCTTAGGATTACCCCAGAGGTCAAAATGCCCGAAGTTTACCGTTTAACTGATTTGCTGCAAGCCCGTGGTATTAATCGATTCGATTTGGCAACTCAGTTCCAATCGTTGAAAACCGAATAA
- a CDS encoding DUF2911 domain-containing protein — MSKHFASFSVAVVAAATLLATPAAQAQIRTPAASPQSTITQRVGLTDITIVYSRPSAKGRSIFGSDNSLVPNGKRWRTGANGTTSIKFSDDVMIEGKKVPAGEYGIYTVPRPNEWTVVLNKSLKQGADVDGFKDDQDVARFTIKPYKLSSKVETFTIEFTDLTPATANVAMEWESTGAKFKVTADVDSKVMAQIDEKITKNASPAPADLAAAAVYYYDNNKDLKQALAWMEKANAAEPTKYWNLNTEAKIRLKMKDYAGATKAAEASKKAALAATPPNGEYVKMNEDLMAKAKKGGK; from the coding sequence ATGAGCAAGCACTTCGCAAGTTTCTCCGTCGCTGTAGTAGCCGCGGCCACCCTGTTGGCCACCCCGGCTGCTCAGGCCCAAATCCGTACGCCCGCCGCCAGCCCCCAGAGCACCATCACGCAGCGCGTGGGTCTCACCGACATCACCATCGTGTACTCGCGCCCCAGCGCCAAGGGCCGCAGCATTTTCGGCAGCGACAACTCGCTGGTACCCAACGGCAAGCGCTGGCGCACGGGTGCCAACGGTACCACCAGCATCAAGTTTTCGGACGATGTGATGATTGAGGGCAAGAAGGTGCCCGCCGGCGAGTACGGCATCTACACCGTGCCGCGCCCCAACGAGTGGACCGTGGTGCTGAACAAAAGCCTCAAGCAAGGCGCCGACGTGGACGGTTTCAAGGACGACCAGGACGTGGCCCGCTTCACCATCAAGCCCTACAAGCTGAGCAGCAAGGTCGAAACCTTCACCATTGAATTCACCGACCTGACGCCCGCCACCGCCAACGTGGCCATGGAGTGGGAAAGCACCGGCGCCAAATTCAAAGTGACCGCCGACGTGGACAGCAAGGTGATGGCCCAAATTGACGAGAAAATCACCAAAAACGCCAGCCCTGCTCCTGCCGACCTCGCCGCGGCCGCCGTGTATTACTACGACAACAACAAAGACCTGAAGCAGGCCTTGGCCTGGATGGAAAAGGCCAACGCCGCCGAGCCCACCAAGTACTGGAACCTGAACACGGAAGCCAAAATCCGCCTGAAAATGAAGGACTACGCCGGCGCCACCAAAGCCGCCGAAGCCTCCAAGAAAGCGGCCCTGGCTGCCACGCCGCCGAACGGCGAGTACGTAAAAATGAACGAGGACCTGATGGCCAAGGCCAAGAAGGGCGGCAAATAA
- a CDS encoding acyltransferase: MQETNRHTPSPFPPTPHFAVLDGLRGIAALAVVVYHFMEIVVPDYEKLFIAHAYLAVDFFFCLSGFVIACAYDARLGSMGVLGFLRRRLIRLHPLVLVGSVLGLLTFLFDPFINLYATYGSQTWQLFVASCLLIPYPVVSERTFNLFPLNAPTWSLFWEYLANVAYALLLMRLRPGGLRLLTLLAAAALVYQAYLVPNLSIGWGLDTFWGGGARVSYSFLMGMVLYRSRWIVPTRLGFVGVGALLVAGLLFPYYNELTRLTDLLTVLIYFPLLVALGAGAHLAPRLAGPCRWLGELSYPLYMVHYPFVWVFLSYDGTQKPSTTTLAWLVPGATLALVGLAYLILVLVDAPLRRYLSSHA; encoded by the coding sequence GTGCAGGAAACCAACCGCCACACCCCTTCGCCGTTCCCGCCCACGCCGCATTTTGCCGTTCTGGACGGCCTGCGCGGCATCGCCGCGCTCGCGGTGGTTGTATACCACTTCATGGAAATTGTGGTGCCCGATTACGAAAAGCTGTTCATCGCCCATGCCTACCTGGCCGTTGACTTCTTTTTCTGCCTCTCCGGCTTCGTCATTGCCTGCGCCTACGACGCCCGCCTGGGCAGCATGGGCGTACTGGGCTTTTTGCGGCGGCGGCTGATTCGCCTGCATCCGTTGGTGCTGGTGGGGTCGGTACTTGGCCTGCTGACCTTTCTCTTCGACCCCTTCATCAACCTGTACGCCACCTATGGCAGCCAGACCTGGCAGCTGTTCGTGGCTTCGTGCCTGCTGATTCCTTATCCCGTGGTGTCCGAGCGCACGTTCAACCTCTTTCCGCTCAACGCGCCCACCTGGTCGCTGTTCTGGGAATACCTGGCCAACGTCGCTTATGCGCTCTTGCTGATGCGGTTGCGCCCCGGAGGCTTGCGTCTGCTCACGCTGCTGGCCGCCGCCGCGTTGGTTTACCAGGCGTATCTGGTCCCAAACCTGAGCATCGGCTGGGGCCTCGATACGTTTTGGGGCGGGGGCGCGCGCGTCAGCTACTCGTTCCTGATGGGCATGGTGCTGTACCGGTCCCGCTGGATTGTGCCCACGCGCCTCGGGTTCGTGGGCGTGGGGGCCCTGTTGGTGGCGGGCCTTCTGTTTCCGTACTACAATGAGCTAACCCGCCTCACGGATTTGCTGACGGTGCTCATCTATTTTCCGCTACTCGTAGCACTGGGCGCCGGCGCCCACCTGGCCCCGCGGCTGGCCGGGCCCTGCCGCTGGCTCGGGGAGCTTTCCTATCCGCTGTACATGGTGCACTACCCCTTTGTGTGGGTATTTCTGAGCTACGACGGCACGCAAAAACCATCCACGACTACGTTGGCCTGGCTGGTGCCCGGCGCCACGCTGGCATTGGTCGGACTGGCCTACCTGATTCTGGTGCTGGTGGACGCCCCGCTTCGCCGTTACTTGAGCAGTCATGCATAA
- a CDS encoding ABC transporter ATP-binding protein gives MARSGLNTSGSDVTADLPKPKVNKESLKRSLRIFRYMLPYRGKFLVGMLMLVLSSSTFMVFPWLAGKLIDAANHKPVVILDRLSLSINGIALLLFAIITCQGFFSFGRIWFFTQVSEFTVRDIRQALYGKFVQLPIPFFEQNRVGAITSRITTDVGQIQDTFSLTIAELFRQVFTLIIGITAILIVSPKLSLFMLLTFPPIILAAGVFGRKIRVLARNTQQELAATNTIVEETLQAINSVKAFTNERFETQRYGTALNRAVRVALKSNLFRGGFVSFVIIGLTGGIILILWRAATLVYYPGPDHLEVSQLLTFLLFTVFIGASIAGLGEMYGKIQSTLGASERILEILDETPEPTHIDPPVGLVPTRLHGDIRYEHVAFRYPTRPDVPVLKDIDFHIAAGEKIALVGPSGAGKSTIAGLLMQFYPLSGGRIIVDGHDVAEYDLTALRRHIGIVPQETLLFGGTIRENIAYGKPDASDDEIIEAAERANAWQFIQAFPEALDTVVGDRGIKLSGGQRQRVAIARAILKNPAILILDEATSSLDSESEKLVQGALDELMQSRTSLIIAHRLSTIRKVDKILVIDGGRIVEAGSHEELSEREGGLYANLLRLQFELT, from the coding sequence ATGGCCAGAAGTGGATTAAATACCAGTGGCAGCGACGTGACCGCCGACCTGCCCAAACCGAAAGTAAACAAGGAGTCGCTCAAGCGCAGCCTGCGGATTTTCCGCTACATGCTGCCCTACCGCGGCAAGTTTCTGGTCGGCATGCTGATGCTGGTACTCAGCAGCAGCACGTTCATGGTGTTCCCGTGGCTGGCCGGCAAGCTCATTGATGCAGCCAACCACAAGCCGGTGGTCATTCTTGACCGGCTTTCGCTGAGCATCAACGGCATTGCGCTGCTGCTGTTCGCCATCATCACCTGTCAGGGCTTCTTTTCGTTTGGGCGAATCTGGTTTTTCACCCAGGTGAGCGAGTTCACGGTGCGCGACATTCGGCAGGCGCTCTACGGCAAGTTTGTGCAGCTGCCCATCCCCTTTTTCGAGCAAAACCGCGTCGGGGCCATCACCTCGCGCATCACCACCGACGTGGGCCAGATTCAGGACACGTTTTCGCTCACCATTGCCGAGCTGTTTCGGCAGGTGTTCACGCTGATTATCGGCATCACGGCCATTCTCATCGTGTCGCCGAAGCTGTCGCTGTTTATGCTGCTCACGTTTCCGCCCATCATTCTGGCGGCCGGCGTTTTCGGGCGCAAAATCCGGGTGCTGGCCCGCAACACCCAGCAGGAGTTGGCCGCTACCAACACCATTGTGGAGGAAACCCTGCAGGCCATCAACTCGGTGAAAGCTTTCACCAACGAGCGGTTTGAGACGCAGCGCTACGGCACGGCCCTTAACCGCGCCGTGCGCGTGGCCCTGAAGAGCAATTTGTTCCGCGGCGGCTTTGTGTCGTTTGTCATTATCGGCCTTACCGGGGGCATCATCCTCATTCTGTGGCGCGCCGCCACGCTGGTATATTACCCTGGCCCCGACCACCTCGAAGTAAGCCAGCTGCTCACGTTCCTGCTGTTTACGGTCTTCATTGGCGCCTCCATTGCAGGGCTGGGTGAGATGTACGGCAAGATTCAGAGCACGTTGGGCGCGTCCGAGCGCATTCTCGAAATCTTGGACGAAACGCCCGAGCCCACGCACATCGACCCGCCCGTCGGCCTCGTGCCGACCCGCCTGCACGGCGACATTCGCTACGAGCACGTGGCGTTCCGCTACCCCACCCGGCCCGACGTGCCGGTGCTGAAAGACATTGATTTCCACATTGCGGCGGGCGAAAAAATTGCCCTAGTCGGCCCCAGCGGCGCGGGCAAAAGCACCATCGCCGGCCTGCTGATGCAGTTTTACCCGCTCAGCGGCGGCCGCATCATCGTCGATGGGCACGACGTGGCCGAGTACGACCTCACCGCCCTGCGCCGCCACATCGGCATTGTGCCGCAGGAAACGCTGCTGTTCGGCGGCACCATTCGCGAAAACATTGCCTACGGCAAGCCCGATGCTTCCGACGACGAAATCATCGAAGCCGCCGAGCGGGCCAACGCCTGGCAGTTCATCCAGGCTTTCCCCGAGGCGCTGGATACGGTGGTGGGCGACCGGGGCATCAAGCTCTCGGGCGGGCAGCGCCAGCGCGTGGCCATTGCCCGCGCCATCCTGAAAAACCCCGCCATTTTGATTTTGGACGAAGCCACCTCCTCGCTCGACAGCGAAAGCGAAAAATTAGTGCAAGGGGCCCTGGATGAGTTGATGCAGAGCCGCACGAGCCTTATCATCGCGCACCGCCTTTCCACTATTCGGAAGGTGGACAAGATTCTCGTGATTGACGGCGGCCGCATTGTGGAAGCCGGCTCGCACGAGGAATTGAGCGAACGGGAGGGCGGGCTATATGCCAATTTACTGCGGCTGCAGTTTGAGTTGACGTAG